The Deltaproteobacteria bacterium genome has a segment encoding these proteins:
- a CDS encoding hydroxymethylglutaryl-CoA synthase family protein, producing MGAGKGERTVASYDEDAVSMGVEAARDAVRGASDIDTLIFATTSPPYAEKLNAATLAAALDLPRTLRSLELGASTRMGLGALLAGADAASAGGRALVVAADVVIGAPGGGRESGSGDGAVAFVTGPDSEAIAKVVGRASATAEILDVWRLPTDPFAKQWEERFGAETLGPIVLDTATRALKSAGIGPADLATVILDGTNARAMAVIPEALRLKPEQLADPLLGAVGRTGSAHAGLLLARALDRARAGDRILVVAGGDGCDAIVLEVTAKVEAARPVHSVDRWLGSKRNDLPYNTYLKWRGILPFEPPRRPEPERPAAPPMQRAGHWKHAFFGSRCEACGTGHLPPQRVCVKCAAVDQMREERFSEASCKVATYTLDHLAYTLQPPVVAAIVDFEGGGRLSCELTDVDPKSVAIGNELEMTFRRLYTGQGVHNYFWKARPKR from the coding sequence ATGGGCGCGGGCAAGGGCGAGCGGACCGTCGCGAGCTACGACGAGGACGCCGTCTCGATGGGCGTCGAGGCCGCGCGCGACGCGGTGCGCGGCGCAAGCGACATCGACACGCTGATCTTCGCGACCACGAGCCCGCCGTACGCGGAGAAGCTCAACGCCGCGACGCTGGCCGCGGCGCTCGATCTGCCGAGGACGCTGCGGTCGCTCGAGCTCGGCGCGTCGACGCGAATGGGTCTGGGCGCGCTGCTCGCGGGCGCGGACGCGGCTTCGGCCGGCGGCCGCGCGCTGGTCGTGGCCGCCGACGTGGTGATCGGCGCGCCGGGCGGCGGACGCGAGAGCGGAAGCGGCGACGGCGCGGTCGCGTTCGTGACCGGCCCCGACTCCGAGGCGATCGCGAAGGTCGTCGGCCGCGCCTCCGCCACCGCCGAGATCCTCGACGTCTGGCGGCTGCCGACGGATCCGTTCGCGAAGCAGTGGGAGGAGCGCTTCGGCGCCGAGACGCTCGGGCCGATCGTGCTCGACACGGCGACGCGCGCGCTGAAGAGCGCGGGCATCGGCCCCGCGGATCTCGCGACCGTGATCCTCGACGGAACCAACGCGCGCGCGATGGCGGTGATTCCCGAGGCGCTGCGGCTCAAGCCCGAGCAGCTCGCAGACCCGCTGCTCGGCGCGGTGGGGCGGACCGGCTCCGCGCACGCGGGGCTCCTGCTCGCGCGCGCGCTCGACCGCGCCCGCGCGGGCGATCGCATCCTGGTCGTCGCCGGTGGCGACGGCTGCGACGCGATCGTGCTCGAGGTGACCGCGAAGGTCGAGGCCGCGCGCCCGGTCCACTCCGTCGACCGCTGGCTCGGCAGCAAGCGCAACGACCTGCCCTACAACACCTACCTGAAGTGGCGAGGAATCCTGCCGTTCGAGCCGCCGCGGCGGCCGGAGCCCGAGCGCCCGGCGGCGCCGCCGATGCAGCGCGCCGGCCACTGGAAGCACGCGTTCTTCGGCTCGCGCTGCGAGGCCTGCGGCACCGGCCACCTGCCGCCGCAGCGCGTCTGCGTGAAGTGCGCGGCGGTCGACCAGATGCGCGAGGAGCGCTTCTCCGAGGCGTCGTGCAAGGTCGCGACCTACACGCTCGACCACCTGGCCTACACGCTGCAGCCGCCGGTCGTCGCCGCGATCGTCGACTTCGAGGGCGGCGGGCGGCTCTCCTGCGAGCTCACCGACGTGGATCCGAAGTCGGTCGCGATCGGCAACGAGCTCGAGATGACGTTCCGCAGGCTCTACACCGGACAGGGCGTCCACAACTACTTCTGGAAGGCGCGCCCGAAGCGCTAG